The following coding sequences lie in one Prochlorococcus marinus XMU1419 genomic window:
- a CDS encoding histidine kinase: MNDKKELKLILIAARNQLSSNDIKSLIAYLESDDCEFEISLQISEPTEQPELLELHRLVAIPALIKVSPAPKQIFAGSNIFSQLQKWLPRWKQEGLTKNLGINLQPSKIDSIRTQKEFLLEDELLVLRQENETLTKRIESQERLLRMVAHELRTPLTAATLAVQSQKLGQIDIAKLQEVIKRRLEEIELLSQDLLEVGTTKWEALFNPQKIDLGNISAEVILELEKFWRLRNIEIDTDIPSDLPSVFADQRRMRQVFLNLIENAVKFSEDSGSIKITMIHKTNQWVEITICDKGAGIPLSEQKRIFLDRVRLPQTSEGTSGFGIGLSVCRRIVQVHGGRIWVVSEVGVGSCFHFTVPVWQGQDKEQQYLTKG; encoded by the coding sequence TTGAATGATAAAAAAGAGCTAAAATTAATACTGATAGCAGCTAGAAATCAGCTTTCCAGCAATGATATTAAGTCTCTTATTGCGTATTTAGAATCTGATGATTGTGAATTTGAGATATCTCTTCAGATCTCTGAACCTACAGAACAGCCAGAATTACTCGAATTACATAGATTAGTTGCTATCCCTGCTCTTATAAAAGTCTCCCCAGCTCCAAAGCAAATATTTGCTGGAAGTAATATTTTCTCTCAGTTGCAGAAATGGTTGCCAAGGTGGAAACAAGAGGGCTTAACGAAAAATCTAGGTATTAATTTGCAGCCATCCAAAATTGATTCAATAAGAACTCAAAAAGAATTTCTTTTGGAAGACGAACTTCTTGTTTTAAGACAAGAAAATGAGACATTAACAAAAAGAATAGAATCTCAGGAAAGATTATTGAGAATGGTGGCGCATGAATTAAGGACTCCATTGACCGCAGCTACATTAGCAGTACAAAGTCAAAAACTTGGACAAATAGATATTGCAAAATTACAAGAGGTAATTAAAAGACGTCTCGAAGAGATTGAACTCTTATCTCAGGACCTTTTGGAGGTCGGAACAACAAAATGGGAAGCTTTATTTAATCCTCAGAAAATTGATTTAGGTAATATTAGTGCTGAGGTAATACTAGAATTAGAAAAATTCTGGAGATTAAGAAATATTGAAATAGATACTGATATCCCATCTGATCTCCCAAGTGTATTCGCAGATCAACGAAGAATGAGGCAAGTATTTTTAAATTTAATTGAAAATGCTGTTAAATTTTCTGAAGATTCTGGGTCTATTAAAATTACAATGATTCATAAGACAAACCAGTGGGTAGAAATAACAATTTGTGACAAAGGTGCAGGGATTCCATTGAGTGAGCAAAAAAGAATTTTTCTGGATAGAGTTAGACTCCCACAGACTTCTGAAGGGACTTCAGGCTTTGGTATAGGATTATCTGTTTGTAGGAGAATAGTACAAGTTCATGGGGGGAGAATATGGGTTGTATCTGAAGTTGGTGTCGGTTCGTGCTTTCATTTTACTGTTCCTGTGTGGCAAGGACAAGACAAAGAGCAACAATACTTGACGAAAGGCTAG
- a CDS encoding Villin headpiece domain-containing protein, which yields MDINFFSKRFLKLLGIGLFIPFIFFENDTITQQIKAEKNLIAASDKDIFLYRQMGASYLCIASKAEVDFNKGLGIASATFANVIIGKHGGAIKQLGSKKLDEKKLYNAGTFQIVGSALNICPESIPKNIKNDYEKRLKKLVKENKK from the coding sequence ATGGATATCAATTTTTTTTCAAAAAGATTTCTCAAACTTTTAGGTATTGGTCTTTTTATACCTTTTATATTTTTTGAAAATGATACAATAACTCAACAAATTAAAGCAGAAAAAAATTTAATTGCTGCTTCTGATAAAGACATCTTCTTATACAGGCAGATGGGGGCCTCATACCTTTGTATAGCTTCAAAAGCTGAAGTAGATTTTAATAAAGGCCTTGGTATTGCAAGTGCAACTTTTGCAAATGTAATAATTGGCAAGCATGGCGGGGCTATTAAACAATTAGGAAGCAAGAAACTTGACGAAAAGAAGTTATATAATGCTGGTACATTTCAGATTGTTGGAAGTGCTCTAAATATTTGTCCCGAAAGCATTCCAAAAAATATCAAAAATGATTATGAAAAAAGGTTGAAGAAACTTGTAAAGGAAAACAAAAAATAA
- a CDS encoding SRPBCC family protein, which produces MNNPQESVDHSKSNDYRTIEQTMEKLSGGTRRLAAQLTTSASFDSLWNVLTDYDRLNLYIPNLLSSKKIYRKDNNVHLKQVGAQDFLGMKFSAEVTIDLFEDKELGLLKFNLIKGDFRKFEGSWKIQNIKNTSKNSLIYDLTVQGCQWMPIGMIEKRLKKDLSENLLAVDKQAKLSFN; this is translated from the coding sequence ATGAATAATCCTCAAGAATCAGTAGATCATTCTAAAAGCAATGACTACAGGACAATTGAGCAAACAATGGAAAAGCTTTCTGGCGGAACAAGAAGACTTGCAGCTCAACTTACAACTTCTGCGAGCTTTGATTCTTTGTGGAATGTTTTAACAGATTATGATCGACTAAATCTTTACATACCAAATTTACTTTCAAGCAAAAAAATATATCGTAAGGACAACAATGTTCACCTTAAGCAAGTTGGTGCCCAGGATTTTCTTGGTATGAAATTTTCAGCTGAAGTAACTATTGATTTATTTGAAGATAAGGAGCTTGGCCTTTTAAAATTCAATTTGATTAAAGGAGATTTCAGAAAATTTGAAGGTAGTTGGAAAATTCAAAATATTAAAAATACTTCCAAAAATTCATTAATTTACGATCTCACTGTTCAAGGATGTCAGTGGATGCCTATAGGAATGATAGAGAAAAGATTAAAAAAAGATCTTTCAGAAAATTTGCTTGCCGTAGATAAGCAAGCAAAATTATCCTTCAATTAA